From Haloglomus litoreum, the proteins below share one genomic window:
- a CDS encoding winged helix-turn-helix transcriptional regulator has protein sequence MEGASPVAVCYSLTEKGASLGPVLDELGDWADDRVALPDDVPVEESASRPGP, from the coding sequence ATGGAGGGGGCGTCCCCGGTCGCGGTCTGCTACAGCCTCACCGAGAAGGGCGCGTCGCTGGGTCCCGTCCTCGATGAACTCGGGGACTGGGCTGACGACCGGGTCGCGTTGCCCGACGACGTACCGGTCGAGGAGTCGGCCTCCCGTCCGGGACCCTGA
- the aroC gene encoding chorismate synthase, which yields MNGNSFGRLFRFTTFGESHGEAMGCTVSGCPAGVPIDEETVQRELDRRKPGQSMITTSRGEPDEVSIKSGVQDGYTTGTPIGMVIQNKDARSGKYEPFVTAPRPSHGDYTYSSKFGTRNWGGGGRSSARETVNWVAAGAVAKAVLEASDHDVQIKAHVNQIGDIEAPEVTFEEILEHSEANEVRCAHPETAEEMRDAIDRYQEEGDSIGGSIYFEARGVPRGLGAPRFDAFPARLGQAMMAIPATTAFEFGLGREARSVRGIDRNEDWTRMGDDDAPDADEVVADEGDPVPVGNDHGGLQGGITTGEPIYGEVTWHAPTSIPKEQTTYDWETEEHKRIQVVGRHDPSLPPRAVPVVEAMLYCTVLDYMLLGGRINPDRVDNSPGEYETDYHPSSPQNDPDDADTAATPVDPDDD from the coding sequence ATGAACGGTAACAGTTTCGGGCGGCTCTTCCGGTTCACGACGTTCGGCGAGAGTCACGGCGAGGCGATGGGGTGTACCGTGTCGGGGTGTCCCGCCGGCGTACCCATCGACGAGGAGACGGTCCAGCGCGAACTCGACCGGCGCAAGCCCGGCCAGTCGATGATCACCACCTCGCGGGGCGAACCCGACGAGGTGTCCATCAAGTCCGGCGTACAGGACGGTTACACCACGGGCACGCCCATCGGGATGGTCATCCAGAACAAGGACGCCCGCTCGGGCAAGTACGAGCCGTTCGTCACGGCGCCCCGGCCCTCACACGGCGACTACACCTACTCGTCGAAGTTCGGGACGCGCAACTGGGGCGGCGGCGGACGCTCCTCGGCCCGCGAGACGGTGAACTGGGTCGCGGCGGGCGCCGTGGCGAAGGCCGTCCTCGAGGCGAGCGACCACGACGTGCAGATCAAGGCCCACGTCAACCAGATCGGCGACATCGAGGCCCCCGAGGTGACGTTCGAGGAGATTCTCGAACACAGCGAGGCGAACGAGGTCCGCTGTGCTCACCCCGAGACGGCCGAGGAGATGCGCGACGCCATCGACCGGTACCAGGAGGAGGGCGACTCCATCGGCGGCTCCATCTACTTCGAGGCACGTGGCGTGCCACGCGGGCTGGGTGCGCCGCGGTTCGACGCGTTCCCCGCGCGGCTCGGGCAGGCGATGATGGCCATCCCCGCGACCACCGCGTTCGAGTTCGGCCTCGGACGCGAGGCGCGCTCGGTGCGCGGTATCGACCGCAACGAGGACTGGACCCGGATGGGCGACGACGACGCCCCCGACGCCGACGAGGTCGTGGCCGACGAGGGCGACCCCGTCCCCGTGGGCAACGACCACGGCGGCCTGCAGGGCGGCATCACGACCGGCGAGCCCATCTACGGCGAGGTGACGTGGCACGCCCCGACGAGCATCCCGAAGGAGCAGACGACCTACGACTGGGAGACCGAGGAGCACAAGCGCATCCAGGTCGTCGGCCGCCACGACCCGTCGCTCCCGCCGCGCGCGGTGCCCGTCGTCGAGGCGATGCTGTACTGCACGGTGCTGGACTACATGCTGCTCGGCGGGCGCATCAATCCGGACCGTGTCGACAACAGCCCCGGCGAGTACGAGACCGACTACCACCCCTCCTCGCCGCAGAACGACCCCGACGACGCCGATACCGCGGCGACACCGGTCGACCCCGACGACGACTGA
- a CDS encoding aminopeptidase, whose translation MSDTEEERGPMAAAARTAVRQCLELDADESLAVVTDEKREAIGEELYLAGSEVTDDVSLVRYPVGDQHGEEPATGVAAAMAGCDAFLAPTSKSISHTRARKEACGGGARGATLPGITPEVFETGLAADYGAIAEECDRMLAKVADAETVRVTTDLGTDITFRPGSREWLADTGDIAEPGSFSNLPAGEVFVAPETADGRFVVDGTMDPHGLLDEGQTITFEVEDGQVTDIDDETMRGEFERAAETAGDAAYNLAELGIGTNTGVTELVGSVLLDEKAAGTVHIAVGDDSGIGGDTEAPIHQDGIIRNPTVEVDGEAIDLPEGV comes from the coding sequence ATGAGCGATACCGAGGAGGAGCGCGGGCCGATGGCGGCCGCGGCGCGGACCGCCGTCCGGCAGTGTCTGGAACTCGATGCGGACGAGTCGCTGGCCGTCGTGACCGACGAGAAGCGCGAGGCCATCGGCGAGGAACTCTACCTCGCGGGGAGCGAGGTCACCGACGACGTCTCGCTGGTGCGCTACCCGGTCGGCGACCAGCACGGCGAGGAGCCGGCGACGGGCGTCGCCGCGGCCATGGCGGGCTGTGACGCCTTCCTCGCCCCGACGAGCAAGAGCATCAGCCACACGAGGGCCCGCAAGGAGGCCTGCGGCGGCGGGGCCCGGGGCGCGACGCTCCCCGGCATCACCCCCGAGGTGTTCGAGACGGGGCTGGCCGCCGATTACGGCGCTATCGCCGAGGAGTGCGACCGGATGCTGGCGAAGGTGGCCGACGCCGAGACGGTCCGCGTGACGACCGACCTCGGGACGGACATCACGTTCCGGCCCGGGAGCCGGGAGTGGCTGGCCGACACCGGGGATATCGCCGAGCCCGGGTCCTTCTCGAACCTCCCCGCTGGCGAGGTGTTCGTCGCGCCCGAGACCGCCGACGGCCGGTTCGTCGTCGACGGGACGATGGACCCGCACGGCCTGCTCGACGAGGGACAGACCATCACCTTCGAGGTGGAGGACGGGCAGGTGACGGACATCGACGACGAGACGATGCGCGGGGAGTTCGAGCGCGCGGCCGAGACGGCGGGCGATGCCGCCTACAACCTCGCGGAACTCGGCATCGGCACCAACACCGGTGTCACGGAACTCGTCGGCAGTGTGCTGCTCGACGAGAAGGCCGCCGGGACCGTCCACATCGCCGTCGGGGACGACTCCGGTATCGGTGGCGATACGGAGGCGCCCATCCACCAGGACGGTATCATCCGGAACCCGACGGTCGAGGTCGACGGCGAGGCCATCGACCTGCCCGAGGGGGTCTGA
- the map gene encoding type II methionyl aminopeptidase yields the protein MSVLDDEKYEKHREAGKILAQVRDEAAEKVEVGGSHLEIAEWAEDRIRDLGGEPAFPVNISIDEEAAHATPSVDDDSTFGEEMINLDIGVHVDGWLADTAVTVDLSGNAELAEASEQALEAALDVVEAGVSTGEIGAEVEDVIEGYGFNPVVNLTGHGLGHWEQHTSPNIPNRAVSQGATLEAGDVVAIEPFATDGSGKVKEGSEEEIFALEREASVRNRQARQALEQIVEEFKTLPFATRWLDTSRAEMALRRLEQNGVVHGYPVLKEEDGYLVSQKEHTVIVTEDGCEVTTRSR from the coding sequence ATGAGTGTGCTCGACGACGAGAAGTACGAGAAGCACAGAGAGGCGGGGAAGATCCTCGCCCAGGTGCGCGACGAGGCGGCCGAGAAGGTCGAGGTCGGGGGGAGCCACCTCGAGATCGCGGAGTGGGCCGAGGACCGCATCCGCGACCTCGGGGGGGAACCGGCCTTCCCCGTCAACATCAGCATCGACGAGGAGGCCGCCCACGCGACCCCCTCCGTCGACGACGACTCCACGTTCGGCGAGGAGATGATCAACCTCGACATCGGCGTCCACGTCGACGGCTGGCTGGCCGACACCGCCGTGACGGTCGACCTCTCCGGGAACGCCGAACTCGCGGAGGCCTCCGAGCAGGCCCTGGAGGCCGCCCTGGATGTCGTCGAGGCCGGCGTCTCCACGGGCGAGATCGGTGCCGAGGTCGAGGACGTCATCGAGGGGTACGGGTTCAACCCCGTCGTCAACCTGACCGGCCACGGCCTGGGGCACTGGGAGCAACACACCAGCCCCAACATCCCGAACCGCGCGGTCTCGCAGGGGGCGACCCTGGAGGCGGGCGACGTGGTCGCCATCGAACCGTTCGCGACCGACGGGAGTGGGAAGGTCAAGGAGGGCAGCGAGGAGGAGATCTTCGCCCTGGAGCGCGAGGCCTCCGTCCGGAACCGACAGGCCCGGCAGGCGCTGGAGCAGATCGTCGAGGAGTTCAAGACCCTCCCGTTCGCCACCCGCTGGCTCGACACCTCCCGCGCGGAGATGGCGCTCCGGCGGCTGGAGCAGAACGGTGTCGTCCACGGGTATCCCGTCCTGAAGGAGGAGGACGGCTATCTGGTGAGCCAGAAGGAGCACACCGTCATCGTCACCGAGGACGGTTGCGAGGTCACGACGCGCTCGCGGTAG
- the ppk1 gene encoding polyphosphate kinase 1, with product MSEQESSEPEATEETDDPGGTGETRNATADADADRDGTAGTENGADVAAVDGRTPVTAAHTEDDSDGPPYGLARYGGAVPDPPVGDDVDLSDQAFYLNRELAELSFHERVLNEALDDRNPPLERAKFLSIITRNLDEFFMKRVGGLKEQLDAGVAETFPDGRNPHETWLDALSTARDLFEAAARCWREDVRDTLAEAGVHVHDHDDLDGDEQAALRSYFEAAVLPTLTPLTYDASKSFPFISNLSLSLAVRTREGDGDPRFSRVKIPENRPRLVDLDDVLATHGDGTTGALQDDTSIHRPARFVPLEQVVAANLDLLFPNVEVLDAAPFRVTRNAEVRRNEDVAEGLIQSIEGVLRDRRFATVVRLEVDERMDESTRRLLLDQLELEERELFEREGPLDFRDLSRLTDLDRPDLKLPGWQPQPHPRFADHEGSELFAAIRQGDVLAHHPYHSFEGTVQAFLGAAARDDDVLAIKCAIYRTAQDSKVIESLIEAARNGKQVAVMVELKARFDEANNLRWVRRLEEEGIHVAYGSIGLKAHAKCALVVRDEGVNGESGTGQTGDGPAANRGVGLYSHVGTGNYHAGTAKLYADLGLLTADRRVGNDLVRLFNFFTGHSRENEYERLLVAPTGLRDRVTDLIRAEAAAARDGEGARIVAKLNALEDPAIVRELYEASMAGVEIDLVVRGICRLRPGIEGVSETVTVRSVVGRFLEHARIYHFENADPAFYIGSADWMTRNLDRRVEAVVPVEEPAHRRELASILDLQLADTRRAWEMGPDGDYRQHRPDGTAIDTHETLMARASQGAAVGDPAGFEDVPVDVRESLED from the coding sequence ATGAGCGAGCAGGAGTCCTCCGAGCCCGAAGCGACCGAAGAGACCGACGACCCCGGTGGGACGGGGGAGACACGGAACGCTACGGCGGACGCCGACGCCGACCGGGACGGCACAGCAGGGACCGAGAACGGGGCCGACGTGGCGGCTGTCGACGGTCGGACGCCGGTCACGGCCGCACACACGGAGGACGACTCGGACGGTCCGCCCTACGGCCTCGCGCGATACGGCGGTGCGGTCCCGGACCCCCCCGTCGGAGACGACGTGGACCTCTCGGACCAGGCGTTCTACCTCAACCGCGAGCTGGCGGAGCTCTCCTTCCACGAGCGGGTGCTGAACGAGGCGCTCGACGACCGGAACCCGCCGCTGGAACGCGCGAAGTTCCTCTCTATCATCACCCGCAACCTCGACGAGTTCTTCATGAAGCGGGTCGGCGGGCTGAAAGAGCAGCTCGACGCCGGTGTCGCGGAGACGTTCCCGGACGGCCGGAACCCCCACGAGACGTGGCTCGATGCGCTCTCGACCGCGCGCGATCTCTTCGAGGCGGCCGCCCGGTGCTGGCGCGAGGACGTCCGTGATACGCTGGCCGAGGCCGGCGTCCACGTCCACGACCACGACGACCTCGACGGCGACGAGCAGGCTGCGCTGCGGTCGTACTTCGAGGCGGCCGTCCTCCCGACGCTGACACCGCTGACGTACGACGCCAGCAAGTCGTTCCCGTTCATCTCCAACCTCTCGCTCTCGCTCGCGGTCCGTACGCGGGAGGGCGATGGGGACCCGCGGTTCTCCCGCGTGAAGATCCCCGAGAACCGCCCCCGACTGGTCGACCTCGACGACGTACTGGCGACCCACGGCGACGGCACGACCGGCGCGTTGCAGGACGACACGAGCATCCACCGGCCGGCACGGTTCGTCCCGCTGGAGCAGGTGGTGGCGGCGAACCTCGACCTGCTGTTCCCGAACGTCGAGGTGCTGGACGCGGCCCCGTTCCGGGTCACCCGGAACGCCGAGGTCCGCCGCAACGAGGACGTGGCTGAGGGGCTCATCCAGAGCATCGAAGGGGTCCTCCGGGACCGCCGGTTCGCGACCGTCGTCCGCCTCGAGGTGGACGAACGGATGGACGAGTCCACGCGCCGGCTCCTGCTCGACCAGCTCGAACTCGAGGAGCGCGAACTGTTCGAGCGCGAGGGGCCGCTCGACTTCCGGGACCTCTCGCGACTGACCGACCTCGACCGGCCGGACCTCAAGCTGCCGGGCTGGCAGCCCCAGCCACACCCCCGGTTCGCCGACCACGAGGGGTCGGAGCTGTTCGCCGCCATCCGCCAGGGCGACGTGCTCGCACACCACCCGTACCACTCGTTCGAGGGGACCGTCCAGGCGTTCCTGGGAGCCGCCGCGAGGGACGACGACGTGCTCGCCATCAAGTGCGCCATCTACCGGACCGCACAGGACTCGAAGGTCATCGAGTCGCTCATCGAGGCCGCGCGCAACGGGAAGCAGGTCGCGGTGATGGTCGAGTTGAAGGCCCGCTTCGACGAGGCGAACAACCTCCGCTGGGTCCGCCGGCTCGAGGAGGAGGGCATCCACGTCGCCTACGGGAGCATCGGGCTGAAGGCCCACGCGAAGTGCGCGCTCGTCGTCCGTGACGAGGGCGTGAACGGCGAGAGCGGGACCGGCCAGACCGGCGACGGCCCGGCCGCGAACCGTGGCGTCGGGCTCTACTCCCACGTCGGTACCGGCAACTACCACGCCGGGACCGCGAAGCTGTACGCCGACCTCGGACTCCTCACGGCCGACCGCCGCGTCGGAAACGACCTCGTCCGCCTGTTCAACTTCTTCACCGGTCACTCTCGCGAGAACGAGTACGAGCGCCTGCTCGTCGCGCCGACGGGGCTGCGCGACCGCGTGACCGACCTGATTCGGGCGGAGGCCGCCGCCGCACGCGACGGCGAGGGTGCCCGCATCGTCGCGAAGCTGAACGCGCTGGAGGACCCCGCCATCGTCCGGGAGCTGTACGAGGCCTCGATGGCCGGCGTGGAGATCGACCTCGTCGTCCGGGGCATCTGCCGGCTCCGCCCCGGCATCGAGGGCGTCAGCGAGACCGTCACGGTCCGCTCGGTCGTCGGGCGCTTCCTCGAACACGCCCGGATCTACCACTTCGAGAACGCCGACCCCGCGTTCTACATCGGGAGCGCCGACTGGATGACCCGCAACCTCGACCGCCGCGTCGAGGCCGTCGTCCCGGTCGAGGAGCCGGCGCATCGCCGCGAACTCGCGTCCATCCTCGACCTCCAGCTGGCCGACACCCGCCGCGCCTGGGAGATGGGCCCCGACGGGGACTACCGCCAGCACCGGCCGGACGGGACGGCCATCGACACCCATGAGACGCTGATGGCCCGGGCCAGCCAGGGAGCCGCCGTCGGCGACCCCGCCGGGTTCGAGGACGTACCGGTGGACGTGCGCGAGTCGCTGGAGGACTGA
- a CDS encoding cation diffusion facilitator family transporter, protein MSDAEAGTTPETGTHSRSGGHGGEGGAADRRRSDVLRRVGLLVLGVNLVLAAAKGAVWYLTGSLAVGGEAVNSLADAVYSVVVLGGLYLTTQPPDFEHPHGHERIEPFVSLVVALGVFLAAGVVARNALGALLSGDVAVSGGAPAIAVLAMTAVVKFGLYRYVLGVAQRRRSPALRATALDNRNDILAAGAALLGVLGAAAGHPWLDPAAALLVAAAIAYTGVEIVRDNVTYLVGRAPPEDLRAQIVRRALDHPDVEGAHDVIAHYVGPEVDVSLHIEVAGERTLNEAHDIETAVMEAIRELPEVDDVFVHVDPKELGEWKDDPDVDRLASDAGGTEGGSNAESRSSSDPGRG, encoded by the coding sequence ATGTCCGACGCCGAGGCAGGCACGACCCCCGAGACGGGGACGCACTCCCGGAGCGGCGGGCACGGCGGCGAGGGGGGGGCCGCGGACCGACGCCGGAGTGACGTGCTCCGGCGGGTGGGCCTGCTCGTCCTCGGTGTCAACCTCGTTCTCGCGGCCGCGAAGGGTGCCGTCTGGTACCTCACCGGCAGCCTCGCGGTCGGCGGCGAGGCGGTCAACAGCCTCGCCGACGCCGTCTACTCCGTGGTGGTGCTGGGCGGGCTCTACCTCACCACGCAGCCGCCGGACTTCGAGCATCCCCACGGCCACGAGCGCATCGAGCCGTTCGTCTCGCTGGTCGTCGCGCTCGGCGTCTTCCTGGCCGCCGGCGTCGTCGCCCGGAACGCCCTCGGGGCGTTGCTGTCCGGTGACGTGGCGGTCTCGGGCGGGGCGCCGGCCATCGCGGTGCTGGCCATGACGGCCGTCGTCAAGTTCGGGCTCTACCGCTACGTCCTCGGGGTCGCGCAGCGGCGCCGGTCGCCCGCGCTCCGCGCCACCGCGCTGGACAACCGCAACGACATCCTCGCCGCCGGTGCGGCACTTCTCGGCGTGCTGGGGGCGGCCGCCGGCCACCCGTGGCTCGACCCCGCGGCCGCGCTGCTGGTGGCCGCGGCCATCGCCTACACCGGCGTCGAGATCGTGCGTGACAACGTCACCTACCTCGTCGGCCGCGCTCCCCCGGAGGACCTCCGGGCGCAGATCGTCCGACGGGCGCTCGACCATCCCGACGTGGAGGGTGCCCACGACGTCATCGCCCACTACGTCGGCCCGGAGGTCGACGTCTCGCTCCACATCGAGGTGGCCGGCGAGCGGACGCTCAACGAGGCCCACGACATCGAGACGGCCGTGATGGAGGCCATCCGGGAGCTGCCGGAGGTCGACGACGTGTTCGTCCACGTCGACCCGAAGGAGCTGGGCGAGTGGAAGGACGACCCCGACGTGGACCGGCTGGCGAGTGACGCCGGGGGGACTGAAGGGGGCTCCAACGCGGAATCACGGTCCAGCTCGGACCCCGGACGGGGCTGA
- a CDS encoding metallophosphoesterase family protein, protein MTGPDAGDARIGRGDLSPTVAPYHLRLDEAAYDNIYLVGDVHGCLAELEALVSDIDPGPHDLLLFVGDLVRKGPDSDGVVEYVRQLPNAYSVRGNNEDKLIEGRKELDALDDSTVEGYLGSLPVVISFGDAMVVHGGVDPRQDLADHDIEELLNFRAVPPENGYDGPFWWETYDGPTTVFFGHTVLDDPVVTDHAVGLDTGCVYGGQLTAYNYRTGEFHSVEAFDTYQSRPDRKFLDPTDPAISE, encoded by the coding sequence ATGACAGGACCAGACGCAGGGGACGCCCGCATCGGGCGCGGCGACCTCTCCCCCACGGTGGCGCCGTATCATCTCCGCCTCGACGAAGCAGCGTACGACAACATCTACCTCGTGGGCGATGTCCACGGTTGCCTCGCCGAGCTGGAGGCGCTCGTCTCCGACATCGACCCCGGGCCCCACGACCTGCTGCTGTTCGTGGGGGACCTCGTGCGCAAAGGGCCCGACAGCGACGGCGTGGTGGAGTACGTCCGGCAGTTGCCGAACGCCTACAGCGTCCGTGGCAACAACGAGGACAAACTCATCGAGGGCCGGAAGGAACTCGACGCACTCGACGACTCTACCGTCGAGGGCTACCTGGGCTCGCTGCCGGTCGTCATCAGCTTCGGGGACGCGATGGTGGTCCACGGCGGCGTCGACCCCCGGCAGGACCTCGCGGACCACGACATCGAGGAGCTGCTCAACTTCCGTGCGGTCCCGCCGGAGAACGGCTACGACGGTCCGTTCTGGTGGGAGACCTACGACGGCCCGACCACGGTGTTCTTCGGGCACACGGTCCTGGACGACCCCGTCGTGACCGACCACGCGGTCGGTCTCGACACCGGCTGTGTCTACGGCGGCCAGCTGACGGCCTACAACTACCGGACCGGCGAGTTCCACAGCGTCGAGGCGTTCGACACCTACCAGAGTCGACCGGACCGCAAGTTCCTGGACCCGACCGACCCCGCCATCTCGGAGTGA
- a CDS encoding sugar phosphate nucleotidyltransferase encodes MDTDTGGGSGDDGAPDRPLVALVMAGGTGTRLYPASRPGREKQFLDFGTGRSLLARTVERAAFADRTFVLASPATAERARESVADLDHEATVLVEPAARDTGPALVYAAHRVREAVGECVLCCLPSDHHVGDGFAATMERAAGVAVGTGGLVLLGIEPDSAATGYGYLKPGDARTLDHDSDGDDSGYHPVERFYEKPDAGAAARYRQSGYLWNAGTFAWTPEALLAAARDSPLAPLVDACEEGVPEAGYDDVDDVSIDYAVLERHGGAGGGGDDAGDDETGDGHDVFVVPADFEWDDLGTWDALDSLVERDADDNVVAGEGRSLAIDSESCTLATGPDAHVTVVDVDDLVVATYDGRTLVIPERRADRVREVVDALRERGEYPG; translated from the coding sequence ATGGACACCGACACCGGGGGCGGCTCCGGCGACGACGGAGCCCCGGACCGACCGCTCGTGGCGCTCGTGATGGCCGGCGGCACCGGAACGCGACTCTATCCGGCGAGCCGGCCGGGCCGCGAGAAGCAGTTCCTCGACTTCGGGACCGGTCGGTCGCTACTCGCCCGGACCGTCGAGCGCGCGGCGTTCGCCGACCGGACGTTCGTCCTCGCCTCGCCCGCGACGGCCGAGCGCGCCCGCGAGTCGGTCGCGGACCTCGACCACGAGGCGACCGTACTCGTCGAGCCAGCCGCCCGCGACACCGGCCCCGCGCTCGTCTACGCCGCTCACCGCGTCCGCGAGGCCGTCGGGGAGTGCGTGCTGTGCTGTCTTCCGAGCGACCACCACGTCGGCGACGGGTTCGCCGCGACGATGGAACGGGCGGCGGGCGTCGCCGTCGGTACCGGTGGACTCGTGCTGCTCGGCATCGAGCCGGACAGCGCGGCGACGGGCTACGGCTACCTCAAGCCCGGCGACGCGCGCACCCTCGACCACGACAGCGACGGCGACGACAGCGGCTACCACCCCGTCGAGCGGTTCTACGAGAAGCCCGACGCCGGAGCCGCGGCCCGCTACCGGCAGTCTGGCTACCTCTGGAACGCCGGCACGTTCGCGTGGACGCCCGAGGCGCTGCTCGCGGCCGCGCGGGACTCCCCCCTCGCGCCGCTGGTCGACGCCTGTGAGGAGGGCGTCCCCGAGGCCGGGTACGACGATGTCGACGACGTGAGCATCGACTACGCGGTGCTGGAGCGACACGGGGGCGCGGGCGGTGGCGGTGACGACGCGGGCGACGACGAGACGGGCGACGGGCACGACGTGTTCGTCGTCCCGGCCGACTTCGAGTGGGACGACCTCGGGACGTGGGACGCGCTGGACTCGCTCGTCGAGCGGGACGCAGACGACAACGTCGTCGCCGGGGAGGGCCGCTCGCTCGCCATCGACAGCGAGAGCTGCACGCTGGCCACCGGCCCGGACGCCCACGTCACGGTCGTCGATGTCGACGACCTCGTGGTGGCGACCTACGACGGGCGGACGCTGGTGATTCCGGAGCGGCGAGCAGACCGGGTGCGAGAGGTCGTCGACGCGCTCAGGGAACGGGGCGAGTACCCCGGGTGA
- a CDS encoding HIT family protein produces the protein MDQVFAPWRIEWVERDPDDQNPEMGCPFCALPGREDAREARVVARSAHAFVLLNNYPYNPGHAMVIPLEHGGDFGALSDEALLDHAKLKARTLDALDAAFGPDGVNTGENLGGDAAGGSIDDHLHTHVVPRWSGDTNFMPVVSDTKVIVEALEDTYDRLHDAFAAQDGAEDPGPDRAVRLDLE, from the coding sequence ATGGACCAGGTGTTCGCCCCGTGGCGCATCGAGTGGGTCGAGCGCGACCCCGACGACCAGAACCCGGAGATGGGCTGCCCGTTCTGTGCGCTCCCCGGGCGCGAGGACGCCCGCGAGGCCCGGGTCGTCGCGCGCTCGGCCCACGCGTTCGTCCTGCTCAACAACTACCCGTACAACCCGGGGCACGCGATGGTCATCCCGCTCGAACACGGCGGCGACTTCGGCGCCCTGTCGGACGAGGCCCTCCTCGACCACGCGAAACTCAAGGCACGGACGCTGGACGCGCTGGACGCTGCGTTCGGACCCGACGGCGTCAACACCGGCGAGAACCTCGGCGGCGACGCCGCCGGCGGTTCCATCGACGACCACCTCCACACGCACGTCGTCCCACGCTGGAGCGGCGACACCAACTTCATGCCGGTCGTCTCCGACACGAAGGTCATCGTCGAGGCCCTCGAGGACACGTACGACCGACTCCACGACGCCTTCGCCGCCCAGGACGGTGCCGAGGACCCCGGTCCGGACCGGGCGGTCCGCCTCGACCTCGAGTGA